A genomic region of Porticoccaceae bacterium LTM1 contains the following coding sequences:
- the rlmKL gene encoding bifunctional 23S rRNA (guanine(2069)-N(7))-methyltransferase RlmK/23S rRNA (guanine(2445)-N(2))-methyltransferase RlmL has translation MTGKMKWLVSCPKGLEQLLSQELTELGADVERETVAGVYCEASLDNAYRIYLWSRLANRLLLQLGSFPAEDSEELYMAARQQDWMQHFAPNKTFAVRFTGSNRAITHTQFGARRIKDGIVDYFRHQMGERPDVDAKKPNIWVQAHLTKGTVHLSIDFGGDSLHRRRYRSSNVPAPLKENLAAALLIRAGWPELAAQGGALIDPMCGSGTLLIEAGLMAADIAPGLLRDDVDGSHGFEHWRGHDANIWGLLLAEARQRRIEGLSKELPEIRGYDQDGRAVRAAQENIETAGLDSFVRVVHKPLDELKKPTHKPLPLGLVITNPPYGERLGEQEALRSLYYQLGERLKAEFAGWQAAVFTGNPELGPEMNLRAHKQYKLFNGAIPSKLLLFTISDTPRESAPQEPEALSEGALMFANRIKKNQRKLKNWLKREDIHCYRLYDADMPEYAVAVDIYDGEKGLAVHLQEYDPPKTIDERDARRRLREARMGLLEALQISEEQLFFKQRKRQKGSSQYQRQQQTRDNAVMVVREGPARLEVNLQDYLDTGLFLDHRPLRKIVREEARDKKVLNLFCYTASVSVQAALGGAKETLSVDMSQTYLDWARRNFDLNDLDPRRHHLQRADCLKWLDEASEREERFDLIVLDPPTFSNSKRMEDVLDVQRDHGRMIRQCVRLLTPGGTLYFSNNFRKFVMDGDVLDFLDTEDITRQTIDPDFERNQKIHNCWRIRRRG, from the coding sequence ATGACTGGAAAAATGAAATGGTTGGTCAGCTGTCCCAAGGGGCTGGAGCAACTTCTGTCGCAAGAATTGACCGAACTTGGTGCCGATGTCGAGCGGGAGACTGTTGCCGGGGTTTACTGTGAAGCGAGCCTCGATAATGCCTACCGCATTTACTTGTGGTCACGACTGGCCAACAGGCTGTTGCTGCAGTTGGGCAGTTTTCCGGCAGAAGATTCTGAAGAGCTGTATATGGCCGCACGCCAGCAGGACTGGATGCAGCACTTTGCACCTAACAAAACTTTTGCAGTACGTTTTACCGGTAGCAACCGGGCCATTACCCACACCCAGTTTGGCGCCCGACGCATCAAGGACGGCATAGTTGACTATTTCCGCCACCAGATGGGTGAGCGCCCGGATGTGGATGCCAAAAAGCCGAACATTTGGGTTCAGGCCCACCTGACCAAGGGGACAGTTCATCTCAGTATCGATTTTGGCGGTGACAGCCTGCACCGTCGCCGTTATCGCAGTTCCAATGTGCCTGCGCCCCTGAAAGAGAACCTTGCCGCTGCGCTGTTGATTCGAGCTGGTTGGCCGGAGCTGGCCGCCCAGGGTGGCGCACTGATCGACCCTATGTGCGGTAGTGGCACACTATTGATTGAAGCTGGCCTGATGGCAGCTGATATTGCTCCGGGACTGCTGCGCGATGACGTGGACGGCAGCCATGGCTTTGAGCACTGGCGTGGCCATGATGCCAATATTTGGGGGCTTTTATTGGCGGAAGCACGCCAGCGTCGAATTGAGGGCCTCTCCAAAGAGCTGCCGGAGATTCGCGGTTACGACCAGGATGGACGGGCAGTACGGGCCGCCCAGGAAAATATTGAAACAGCTGGACTGGATTCTTTCGTTCGCGTGGTTCACAAACCACTCGACGAGCTGAAAAAGCCAACTCATAAGCCATTGCCGCTGGGATTGGTGATTACCAACCCGCCTTATGGTGAGCGACTGGGTGAGCAGGAGGCTTTGCGCAGTCTGTATTACCAACTGGGTGAACGCCTGAAGGCCGAATTTGCCGGTTGGCAGGCTGCGGTCTTTACCGGCAACCCGGAGCTGGGGCCGGAGATGAACCTGCGTGCCCACAAGCAATACAAGCTGTTTAACGGTGCAATCCCGAGCAAGCTGCTGTTGTTTACGATCAGTGATACTCCTCGTGAGTCAGCACCTCAAGAACCTGAGGCATTATCCGAAGGCGCACTGATGTTTGCCAACAGGATAAAAAAGAACCAACGTAAACTGAAGAACTGGCTCAAGCGTGAAGATATTCACTGCTACCGACTGTACGACGCGGATATGCCGGAATACGCTGTGGCAGTAGATATTTACGATGGTGAGAAGGGGCTGGCAGTACATCTGCAAGAGTATGATCCCCCCAAAACCATCGATGAACGAGATGCCCGCCGCCGTCTGCGCGAGGCTCGAATGGGGTTGCTGGAGGCACTGCAAATCAGTGAAGAGCAACTCTTCTTCAAACAGCGCAAACGCCAGAAGGGGAGTTCACAGTATCAACGCCAGCAACAGACTCGCGATAACGCGGTAATGGTAGTACGTGAGGGTCCAGCGCGTTTGGAAGTAAACCTGCAGGACTATCTCGACACCGGACTGTTTCTCGATCATCGTCCTTTGCGCAAAATCGTTCGCGAAGAGGCTCGTGATAAAAAAGTGCTCAACCTGTTCTGTTACACCGCCAGTGTGAGTGTGCAGGCTGCACTGGGTGGCGCGAAAGAAACATTGAGTGTCGATATGTCGCAGACCTACCTGGACTGGGCGCGTCGTAATTTTGATCTCAATGATCTGGACCCGCGCCGTCATCACCTGCAACGAGCGGACTGCCTGAAGTGGCTGGATGAAGCCAGTGAGCGGGAAGAACGCTTTGACCTTATTGTGCTCGACCCGCCAACTTTCTCCAACTCCAAACGGATGGAAGACGTGTTGGATGTGCAGCGCGATCACGGTCGTATGATTCGTCAGTGTGTTCGACTGTTAACGCCGGGCGGAACGCTCTATTTTTCAAATAACTTCCGCAAATTTGTAATGGATGGCGATGTGCTCGATTTTCTGGATACAGAAGATATCACTCGACAGACAATCGACCCGGACTTTGAGCGTAACCAGAAAATTCACAACTGCTGGCGGATTCGTCGGCGCGGCTAA
- a CDS encoding TatD family hydrolase: protein MSQSPAQNHPPLIDIGVNLTSEQFAKDSEQALERALEHGIQHCVLTGTDLGGSEAVAKLCEEYAEQFPGLLSCTAGVHPHHASEFDPNTIKALKDLASLPQVKAIGETGLDFNRNFSTPAEQQRAFEAQLELAIELQMPVFMHERDAHQRQFEILNAYRDQLVDGVIHCFTGDKKALFNYLDLDLHIGITGWVCDERRGLELQNIVGNIPLDRLMIETDAPYLLPRNMTPKPKNRRNEPAYLPWLLPVLSEHMGVSQEEIACATSETARRFFRLLSP, encoded by the coding sequence AATCTAACCAGTGAGCAGTTTGCCAAAGATTCGGAACAGGCTCTGGAGCGGGCGCTTGAGCATGGTATCCAACATTGTGTACTGACCGGCACCGATCTTGGTGGCAGCGAAGCGGTTGCCAAACTTTGTGAGGAGTACGCTGAACAGTTCCCCGGCCTGCTATCCTGCACCGCTGGCGTCCACCCTCACCACGCCAGTGAGTTTGACCCAAACACCATCAAAGCGCTGAAGGATTTAGCCAGCCTCCCGCAGGTAAAAGCCATCGGCGAAACCGGCCTGGACTTTAATCGCAATTTTTCTACCCCTGCAGAGCAGCAGCGAGCCTTTGAAGCTCAACTGGAGTTGGCCATCGAACTTCAGATGCCGGTGTTTATGCACGAACGCGACGCTCACCAGCGTCAATTCGAAATTCTGAATGCTTATCGTGATCAGCTAGTTGATGGTGTCATTCACTGCTTCACTGGTGATAAAAAAGCACTGTTTAACTATCTGGACCTGGATTTACACATTGGCATTACCGGCTGGGTGTGCGACGAACGCCGCGGCCTGGAGCTGCAAAATATTGTTGGAAACATTCCTCTCGATCGCTTGATGATCGAAACCGATGCCCCCTACTTACTGCCGCGAAATATGACGCCGAAGCCGAAGAATCGCCGTAATGAGCCGGCATATTTGCCATGGCTGTTGCCGGTGTTGAGTGAGCATATGGGAGTGAGTCAGGAGGAAATTGCCTGCGCTACCAGTGAGACGGCGCGGCGATTTTTTAGGCTTTTGTCGCCCTGA
- a CDS encoding glutaredoxin family protein, whose protein sequence is MNLILYSGPHCTLCEKAKQVIWPVIAATGHQLQEVDITTDVELLRRYRLSIPVLAQEAGDELFWPFDSEQLVTWLETN, encoded by the coding sequence ATGAATTTAATTCTCTACAGCGGCCCCCATTGCACTTTGTGTGAAAAGGCCAAGCAGGTGATCTGGCCGGTAATTGCTGCTACCGGGCATCAATTGCAAGAAGTGGATATCACTACTGACGTAGAGCTGCTGCGTCGCTATCGCCTGAGTATTCCTGTGCTGGCCCAAGAAGCAGGTGATGAGCTTTTCTGGCCTTTTGATAGTGAGCAGTTGGTAACCTGGTTGGAAACTAACTAG
- a CDS encoding ribosome modulation factor, with translation MRRQKRDLSHRAFIKGYQAGFNGKSKSSCPHSGETESSMEWNRGWRVGREDHWSGYNQFTGNQKAANM, from the coding sequence ATGAGAAGGCAAAAACGTGACCTTTCCCACCGCGCATTTATCAAAGGCTATCAAGCCGGTTTCAACGGAAAATCCAAATCCAGCTGCCCACATAGTGGAGAAACCGAAAGCTCTATGGAGTGGAATCGTGGTTGGCGAGTCGGCCGGGAAGATCACTGGTCTGGTTATAACCAATTTACCGGTAACCAGAAAGCCGCCAATATGTAG
- a CDS encoding RNA-binding S4 domain-containing protein, with protein MQTFELEGREFVELHNLLKLTGMVHSGGTAKLLIGEGQVTVDGAVELRKRCKIRPGQVVEFQGETVQVVE; from the coding sequence ATGCAAACGTTCGAACTGGAAGGCCGTGAATTTGTTGAACTGCACAACCTGCTGAAATTGACCGGAATGGTCCACAGCGGTGGTACCGCCAAGTTGTTGATTGGTGAGGGGCAGGTGACGGTTGATGGCGCGGTAGAGTTGCGCAAGCGCTGTAAAATTCGCCCCGGTCAGGTGGTGGAGTTTCAGGGGGAAACGGTTCAGGTTGTTGAGTAA